Proteins encoded by one window of Arachis ipaensis cultivar K30076 chromosome B04, Araip1.1, whole genome shotgun sequence:
- the LOC107638546 gene encoding probable protein phosphatase 2C 35 — protein sequence MGCVNGKCCNRYPTPSEGGSRDYRELGPYRAQRKHILTQRPLEVATVPSHNFTLEYSVLTQRGYYPDSPEKENQDSFCIRNQIQGNPSVHFFGVYDGHGQFGGQCANFVKDRLVETLSSDPALLEDPVKAYTSAFLTTNYELHNSDVDDSMSGTTAITVLVIGDTLYVANVGDSRAVLAVKDGNRIIAEDLSSDQTPFRRDEYERVKLSGARVLSVDQVEGLKDPNIQTWGDEESQGGDPPRLWVQNGMYPGTAFTRSVGDNLAETIGVIAVPEVSTVQLTPNHLFFVVASDGIFEFLSSQTVVDMAASYSDPRDACAAIAGESYKLWLEHENRTDDITIIIVQIKGLSNLGSSQVGSGDINASMLTRSKRGNGISETSTTTVSEVSRSVRSGISDLQTCQHAVSMRSPAIVAPSPTVFK from the exons ATGGGCTGTGTCAATGGCAAGTGTTGTAACCGGTACCCTACACCGTCAGAGGGTGGCTCCAGAGACTACAGAGAACTTGGCCCTTACCGTGCACAAAGGAAGCACATACTCACTCAGAGACCATTGGAGGTAGCTACTGTTCCTTCACATAACTTCACTTTGGAGTATTCTGTTCTAACCCAGAGAGGATACTACCCTGATTCACCTGAAAAGGAAAACCAAGATAGTTTCTGCATTAGGAATCAGATTCAAGGTAACCCCAGTGTCCATTTCTTTGGTGTGTATGATGGTCATGGTCAATTTGGTGGACAGTGTGCAAACTTTGTTAAGGATAGGTTAGTAGAAACATTGTCTAGTGACCCTGCATTGTTGGAGGACCCTGTTAAGGCTTACACTTCTGCATTCTTAACAACGAATTACGAACTGCATAACAGTGATGTTGATGATTCAATGAGTGGTACCACTGCAATTACAGTGCTTGTTATTGGTGATACCCTTTATGTAGCTAATGTTGGTGACTCAAGAGCAGTGCTAGCTGTTAAGGACGGGAATAGAATTATTGCTGAGGACTTGTCCTCGGATCAGACACCGTTCCGGAGAGATGAATATGAGAGAGTGAAGCTTTCTGGGGCAAGGGTGTTGAGTGTTGATCAGGTAGAAGGGCTTAAGGATCCAAATATCCAAACTTGGGGTGACGAAGAGAGTCAGGGTGGCGATCCTCCAAGGTTGTGGGTTCAAAATGGAATGTATCCTGGAACTGCTTTTACAAGGAGTGTTGGGGATAATTTGGCAGAGACTATCGGTGTCATTGCTGTTCCTGAGGTGTCAACAGTCCAGCTTACACCGAATCATctattctttgttgttgcaagTGATGGGATATTTGAGTTCCTATCAAGCCAAACTGTTGTTGACATG GCAGCAAGCTATTCAGATCCCCGTGATGCATGTGCCGCCATTGCTGGAGAGTCATATAAACTATGGTTGGAACATGAGAACCGAACAGATGATATAACAATTATCATTGTTCAGATCAAAGGCCTGTCAAAT TTAGGTTCATCTCAAGTTGGATCAGGTGACATCAATGCCAGTATGTTAACAAGGTCCAAGAGGGGAAACGGAATATCAGAGACATCCACTACTACTGTGTCGGAAGTTTCTCGTTCTGTGAGGAGTGGAATCTCCGATTTACAGACATGTCAGCATGCAGTCTCAATGAGAAGTCCAGCTATAGTCGCTCCCTCACCAACTG TGTTCAAATAG
- the LOC107637524 gene encoding S-adenosylmethionine decarboxylase proenzyme 4 has protein sequence MALSGFEGFEKRLELHFFTTTTTFHYLGLRTLDFDQCINQTLQAVQCTVVSAVGNSFFDAYVLSESSLFVYPTKIIIKTCGTTQLLKSIQPLIFYADTQLGFTLRSCRYTRGSFIFPSSQPFPHTSFKDEVSYLEDTLPPTLHNRKASIMPSKSSSHAWHVFTATYYQQPHKPYTLEICMTDLDPNSARKFFRPSNDGKTGDSAGREMTEFTGIDQINQEALICDFAFDPCGYSMNAMHGEWYSTIHVTPEDGYSYASFECVGSTNNGMEIDVAHVFRKVIQIFRPGTMSVSITSAGGDLRRRVVSAVEAMGFKRRSCATDEFPEAGSVVFQTFTAIRRKKKEVN, from the coding sequence ATGGCACTGTCTGGCTTTGAAGGCTTTGAGAAACGCTTGGAGCTCCATTTcttcacaacaacaacaaccttcCATTATTTGGGTCTAAGAACCCTTGACTTTGATCAATGCATAAACCAAACCCTCCAAGCCGTGCAATGCACGGTGGTTTCCGCCGTCGGTAACTCCTTCTTCGACGCCTATGTCCTCTCGGAATCAAGCCTCTTCGTGTACCCAACGAAGATCATAATCAAAACATGCGGCACCACACAGCTGCTGAAATCGATTCAACCATTGATTTTCTATGCTGACACCCAACTTGGGTTCACCCTGAGGTCGTGCCGTTACACGAGGGGAAGCTTCATATTCCCAAGCTCACAACCTTTCCCTCACACAAGCTTTAAGGACGAGGTGTCCTACTTGGAGGACACCCTCCCTCCAACGCTTCATAACCGTAAAGCCTCCATAATGCCCTCTAAGTCCTCCTCACATGCGTGGCACGTGTTCACTGCCACTTATTACCAACAACCGCACAAGCCCTACACCTTGGAGATCTGCATGACGGATCTTGACCCGAATTCGGCCCGAAAATTCTTCCGTCCTAGTAATGACGGAAAAACCGGTGACTCCGCCGGAAGAGAAATGACGGAGTTCACCGGGATCGATCAGATCAACCAGGAGGCGCTCATTTGCGACTTCGCGTTCGATCCGTGCGGTTACTCCATGAACGCCATGCATGGGGAGTGGTACTCTACCATCCACGTCACTCCTGAAGACGGTTACAGCTACGCGAGTTTCGAGTGCGTGGGGTCCACCAATAACGGAATGGAGATAGACGTGGCTCACGTTTTCAGGAAGGTCATTCAGATTTTCCGACCGGGTACTATGTCCGTTTCGATAACCTCCGCTGGCGGCGATTTGCGGAGGAGGGTGGTGAGTGCGGTGGAGGCTATGGGGTTCAAACGCAGAAGTTGCGCCACGGATGAGTTCCCTGAAGCAGGTAGCGTTGTCTTTCAAACTTTCACGGCGATTCGCCGGAAAAAGAAAGAGGTTAATTAA